From Saccharomyces paradoxus chromosome III, complete sequence, a single genomic window includes:
- a CDS encoding uncharacterized protein (similar to YCL021W) encodes MTPTDAEELRSPVVRSDISFFDLESNHSSDSVHLLCEKYTHKLPIESESQTTFRLTPIKQKLYKQNTLYVPLTLKQRFVLFTKWMRSIWARVPSCKPNKYTKVAFALAVLTPLAIWIFYIDFHLT; translated from the coding sequence atgacACCAACTGATGCCGAAGAACTGCGCAGTCCAGTAGTTAGGTCTGATATATCCTTTTTTGATTTAGAATCCAACCACTCAAGCGACTCTGTTCATTTACTTTGCGAAAAATATACCCACAAATTGCCCATCGAAAGTGAATCGCAAACCACGTTCAGACTTACCCCAATAAAACAGAAATTATACAAACAGAATACTTTATATGTACCGTTGACTCTCAAGCAACGGTTTGTCTTATTTACTAAATGGATGAGGAGTATCTGGGCCAGGGTGCCAAGCTGTAAGCCAAATAAATATACCAAAGTTGCTTTTGCCTTAGCCGTGCTGACCCCGTTGGctatttggattttttatattgacTTTCATTTAACATGA